CTGCTCTGCTCGCGCCTTTCACATCCATTGTTTTCAAATTAACTGGTAAATTTGATTATATAGTgcattataatatattattatagtgGATATTATGATCACTATCAATTGGTTGTTTCAAgtgagttttatttttattgattattttcACAATTTGAAAACAAGAGCAAtttagtgacaaaaaaaaaaaaaaaaaacaagagcaaTAATGGTAACTTGGGATGGAGACGTACGATGAGTGGGTGAAGAAAATGAGAGGGAGAAAAGGTAAGAGTGATAAATAAATGCTATAAATACACCCAACGCCCCTACCCTCATTTTCTCCTTCTTCGACACGCACGAGAGAGAGATGTTTGCGGTGGAGAATGGGTTGCAGGGAGACCCAAGACTGCAGACCATCTCAGATGCCATTCGAGTCATCCCTCACTTCCCTAAGACTGGTCCAGATTTATTCGTTTTATTTCTTCACGTGCTTCACCATCGATAGGTacgtctctttttgttttttttttcatttacaaGCTAGCGTGTTCGTATTTCAGGGATCATGTTTCAAGACATAACGACGCTGTTGCTGGATCCAGTTGCCTTCAAACATGTCGTTGATATCTTCGTGGATCGTTACAAGCACATGAACATCTCTCTCGTTGCCGGTTCGTTTCATCTTTCCCTTCCTGACCTTTTTCATTCCTCATTAAATTACTATTTAGTTTTAGCCAAAGACAAACGTTCATTCACACGAACAAAACTGGGAGACAAAAAAATGGAAGAGTTTGTTCCATTGTCcaataatttatgatttttaccATGTCATTTCTTGAACCTCAACGCATAGATTACatttattagtattatttttcTACTAGACATAATATTGTATCAAACTCCTTTTGATAGAATCCAAAGCGGAACCATATCTCCCAATATGACAAAACTGAATAAATAAAAGACAACTTTCGTGGATTAATGATGTTACACTCACATATATACTAACTTAGCTAGTGTGATTGGTTGGTGACTAATTACTTTATTGGATTGTCCTCACTCGTGAGTCCACTTCCAAAAATGTTCATGTCTTATAGTGATTAGTGAACCTCTTATAAAAACGAGAGGATTCATATTTATAAGACCTCCCGCCTCCGCCATGGATTCAATAGAACCTTTTACATCGTTTAGTGCAGATTAAATAAACagattaatcaaataaaacgGGACTTTAATTTGTGCAGGCGTAGAGGCGAGAGGATTCATATTTGGACCTCCCATTGCATTAGCCATAGGTGCCAAGTTCGTTCCTCTACGTAAACCAGGAAAATTACCCGGTGCGATTACTTATATACATACTAATAAAGTCTTAGATGACTAAAACGTGTTGCTGggattaaaaaaaagtattaatcGCTTGTGGGTAACGTTAAAAAGGGAGAGTGATAAGCGAAGAGTACGAGCTTGAGTATGGAAATGATCGTCTAGAGATGAGTATGGAGGCTGTCAAAACCCACGAACGAGCTCTGGTCATCGACGATTTAGTTGCCACTGGTGGAACACTCTCCGCTTCTATTAACCTCTTGGGTAATTCAATATctttctgttcttttttttttttttttttttttgctaaaatttggatATCTTTCTgttctttacatttttttttcgaatgaaTAGATATACGCCTTTGGAAAATAGATAAAACGTATACAATAATCGAGTTTTTATTAAAAGCACCCAATTATACGTACTTTAGAGCGAGCAGGGGCCGAAGTTGTGGAATGTGCATGCGTTGTTGGTTTGCCTAAATTCAAGGTAATGATTTGATTTAGAAACGTTTCGTCTTGTACGATATCCAACCTATCTAATATTAACTTGTTTGTGGGTGTGAGATGCAGGGGGAGTGTAGGCTGAAGGGGAAACCATTGTACGTTCTGGTGGAGCCTAGCCAGTTAGACTAGCTAACCTTTGAAGCCTTTACGTGGTCAACATCTCTATCTATTTCTCCAAAATTCCAGCTAGATGTATTATCAATGGTTAtgacaaataataatatgattGGTGTAACCAGTCTATATGTAGTTAAATTGTTCAAATCTTATTATAATACATATGGGGTGATTCATGCtagttagagcatgattaatgcgGGTCTCTTAGGGTATGGTGTTTAGCATAATATAAGATATCATTTCTTAATTTGTAGTTAGAAACTGGCCAAGCTGCTTGTTTCACCAATGTTCAACTTGGGTTTTAAACCTATTCGGGTTGTTTGATTGGATTATTTTATGACAAAATTAACAATCCGTTAAGAAATGCTAAATAAGGTAAAAGTACAAAAGAGCCCCTGCGGCTAATAGGGGCCCTGGGCCTCCTGGAGGctccctctctttttttttttttttttgaaagaaaaagtttaaagCAAGTAAAAagattacattttttaaaacacttGAACCAAGCATAACCAACTATGCTACCAGAGATTATTCTCCCTCTCCTTCTTCCCGTAGTCGgagaatcttcttcttcttgtttttacAGTGACATTAGGATCGAATCATTACTCCATATCCTCCGGCGACCGGCGTCAAAGAGGTTCCGATGTTATTCTCCTTCAAAATCTCCGATCTGGTCCTCTCCGTCCTCGTCGCTTGATCAGCTTCGCACCGTGTTTCCTCACCTTGAACTGACGGTATGTCTtgttcttaatttttgtttgtctctctctctctctctgtatatatatttgtcggacTTGCGAAACTACTGAGATCTAGGTTTACCTTTGTTAGACGCTAATACATATCTCTCTCAGAGTTTTGCGGCATGATTTAGTTTTTGTAGCTGGTTTGCAATAATGTTATTCTATTGGGaattgtaattttctttttgtttccagGTTCTTGTCAAAGCGCTAGAAGATCATGGGAGTGATTTCAATGCTGCTATGAAAACTTAAATACTTTTTGGTTTCTGCTGATGATAAAATAGCTCAAGAATTGGCCGTTAATGATGGTGGAACTTTTACGCCTTCTGGTGATGACTAAGTTGCATTGTTAGTCAGGGAAGTGACACAATCTACTGGTAATGATGATGCAAAAGTCCGTGCAGCAACTGTCTTGGAGGCTTTAGCCAAGGTGTTAAGCGCACGTGAACAAGTAGCAAACAAATTCCAAGACGTTAAAACATTTTAGCTACATTGTTTCTAGTGTTCCATCCAAACATATGCATACGTGGTGGGTAGTGATCGTGTATAATCTCTGAGTTATAGGCATGGAATACAGTTTCTGTCTTCAGTGTTCTAGAAAGAGATATAGATTGAACCATTGGTTATTTCCCTTCATTGCTTTCAAGTCTCTGGCTCTGAACACAGTTCTGTATGTAGTACCCTAGGAATTAATAAAAGTTCTGAACTGAATCGCAGGAGAGTGCAGCAACAAGTAGAAGCCCTAATCAAGGACAACGCAGTGCTGAAACGTGCTGTTGCAATCCAGCATGAGCGGCATAAGGACACGAACCAACAGCTAGAGCTTTTGAAGCAACTGATTCCTCAGTACACCAGGAAAAGATGAGAAATCTGGAGGTAAGCCTTGAACCATAGagatactgtttttttttttgtcctgaGTTTGATTGGATTTTGTTAATGGTATATATGCTTAACATAATAATTGGGATGTTTGAAACATGGTGGGTTTGGGAAATGTCTGACATAGAAACACTAGATGTTTCCTAATCTTGAtactaaacaaaagaaaaatgcaGGTGAACAACTACGGCTTAAATTTGCGTATACAGCAAGTGGAACAAGAAACTGTATGCCGGAAAGATTCAATCCGGATGTCTTTTAAAGGTGGAACAGGGGAGGAGAAGGCAACCAATGTCATCAATAAACTTAGGTAGAGAGAGGAGATGTGAAAAGAAAAGTGCTatcaaaagaagaagacatgtcTCCCTGAATTTGAAATTGTCTCTCTTTTGTCTGTTCTCTTCAAGGGGATAGATATGTGAAGAATGTGTTGTGTTTCGGTAATAGGGGCTTTGTATAATTAAACATTGTTTCTTAAAGCTTTGTAaacattgttttctttttttttttgggacaaaCATTTCATTTCGTACTAGAGTTTAGTCTCCATGGGTGGCGTTCATTACAAACACTGCGAGAGCAGATTTTGCCACCAAATCTGCCTCGGAATTAAAGTTTGACGAGATGAAATTCTCAAATAGAGGAACAAAGTGATAGTGTAAACATTGTTTCATACTAAAAATTAGGGATACGAATTGTGCTACCCCCAAGTTGTTTGTAACTAATAaattgtttaagaaaaaaaaagaagaagcaaaatcCACGTGAGCGAGGTTGgcaccacaaaaaaaaaaaaaaaaaaaaaaaaaaaaaagaaaaaaagaaaaccctCTCGTAGGCAGGCAAATCAGAGAGAGAATCCAGAATTGAAAAatccatcaaaaaaaaaaatgaccagCATCGTTGCTAAGCTTCTCCGCTTCCACTCCTTGGCTTGAGAATCAATCTCGTTCGTTCAAAAATGGCAGCAGCCCTGGGTTCGCCCTCTCTCATCCCCTCTTCTCTCTGCTTCTCCGGCGATGGTCCCCCGTCCCtctcttcttcgtcgtcgttaAGTTTCTCAGTAGGCGGTACCAATCACAAGAGGAGCTTCTTATCCGTTTCCTCTTCACCTTATCGAAGAAGGGGAATCTATCGGGGGCGGCGTTCCGTAGTGGTGGTGTGTGCTGCTTCGGGAGACTACTACGCTACTCTGGGTGTGCGTAAATCTGCCAACATCAAGGAGATTAAATCTGCCTATCGCCGCCTCGCCCGTCAGGTACCTTAACTCATTCATTTTTAATTGAGCTTGAGCTTGAGCTGACCTAATCGAATAATCTATCTATTGTAGTATCATCCCGATGTGAACAAGGAACCTGGCGCAACCGACAAGTTCAAGGAAATCAGTGCTGCCTATGAGGTATGTATGCCCTCTCCTCTCTTCATCATACCTAATAattcttcattttcatttttgagtTTCGCTTTTTCATAAGATTTTCTGTCTGCCTTGTGTTTACTGAACTACATTACTGTCAGGTGCTATCAGATGATCAAAAGAGAGCACTCTATGATCAATATGGTGAAGCCGGTCTTAAGAGTTCTGTAGGAGGAGGACCTTCCGCTACTTACACGGTAACATTTTCTCTATCTTAAACTCTATTCACTAATTGTTTGTTTAAAACCCCTCTTCTTGTATTTGGATCTTATTTATCCAAAACCAGACAAATCCCTTTGACCTCTTCGAGACATTCTTTGGTGCGAGTATGGGCGGATTTCCCGGGATGGACCAAGCTGACTTTGGAACAACTTCTCGCCGCTCCAGGGTCTCCAAAGGTGATGATTTACGGTGAGTACTTTTCTCTTCTGCTCTTTTCTTTAATAACACACCTATTCAATTATTACCTCTCCTAACTTCATTGTCCTGAAATTAGCTACTACAATCGTTATGCAGTCGAGGGTTGCGTCTGCATGtccattcctttttttttttactttttttcttaaccTGCATTAGCTTTAAAAACTCCCAAAACtgatcaaaatacattttttttttttgcttccgtTGCCTTTTAGCTATGACATCACCTTACAACTGTCGGAGGCTATTTTTGGATCTGAGAAAGAATTTGATCTTACGCATCTGGAGACATGCGAAGCTTGTGCTGGCACCGGTGCAAAACCTGGGTCTAAGATGAGAATATGCTCCACTTGTGGTGGCCGGGGTCAAGTTATGAGAACTGAGCAAACCCCATTCGGCTTGTTTTCACAGGTCCTTTCTCTCTCTTGTCCTTGTGTTCCAGTGTGATGTCCAAGTTTCATCTGTCCCCCTACCTCCACAAAGCTGAGCTTATTAACACCTTTCTCTTTCATCATAGGTTTCTGTATGTCCAAACTGTGGTGGAGATGGTGAGATCATTTCGGAAAATTGCCGGAAATGCTCTGGAGAAGGACGTGTGCGTATTAAAAAAAGCATCAAGGTCAAAATTCCTCCAGGTGTTACCGCAGGTAGCATCCTTAGAGTTGCCGGGGAAGGTGATTCTGGTCCCAGAGGGTATGTAGCGAAAATTATCCCTTGTCTATTACCGGTTACAAAATCTTTCTTTCTGTAATTGCAATCTTCATGGTTCTGATTTTcgttactgtttttttttttgtttgcttccATTAGTGGACCTCCAGGAGATTTGTATGTATATCTTGATGTTGAAGATGTCCGTGGGATTAAAAGGGATGGCATAAACCTCTTATCTACTCTTTCCATCACTTACCTTGATGCTATACTGGGTGCGGTTGTTAAGGTGATATGGACTTCCAATAAGTACACCCTGCAGACGTGTTGATATCCTCATTCATCTTATGATTTAACCCAAGACATCTTTTTAGGTGAAAACAGTAGAAGGAGACACTGAACTGCAGATACCTCCGGGTACTCAACCTGGTGATGTGCTGGTCCTGGCAAAGAAAGGAGCACCAAAACTGAATAGACCATCTATCCGCGGTGACCACTTGTTTACAGTCAAAGTTACTATACCAAATCAAATAAGGTTTTACCTTCTAAACTTGCCTTTATGCTAGTTCAACTAACCAGACAAAGGTTTATGAGTCTTCTAATGCCCTGTCTTTTACGATTGGTTTACTGGATTTTACGAACAGTGCTGGAGAACGGGAGTTACTGGAGGAACTTGCTTCTCTGAGTGATACGTCTAGCAACCGGCTGCGAACTCGTGCTAAGCCTCAGCAATCCACTAGTAAGCTGCCAAATTTCTTGAACTCAGGAAAATCTTAAGTCAGCATTGATGGGTATTCTTGTATAGCATCGATGTGagactatttttatatacatacaAATTGATGGATCTACTTACTGTATGCCGCCTTTTGTTTTTGCAGCTCTAAACAGTGCACCTATTAGCTCAGAAAACAGGACGGATGAAGTTAGGGAGAAAAGCCAAGAACCGGAGCAAGAAAACGACTTGTGGAAGAACATCAAAGATTTTGCAGGGTAaatcaaataagaaaagatTGGGCCCTTGATTTCGCTTCTTTATAAAACTATATAGTGAATTGCCCAGCtttttgttgacttgttttatcTAAAGCACATGTTGTCATCTTCTCACCAAACATTTTTGTTGTTGCTGTAGATCGGTCGCAAATGGAGCCCTGAAATGGCTGAGAGATAACCTCTAGAGATCCATGTTCAACTAACATGACCTGCTTTAAAAGGTATTCTCGGCTGCACTCATGGTACCACTGTGGAAATGTTGATTGTTTCATTTGTTGATGTGAGGGTCTTTTTGCAGAAAGCCCTCTATTCTTTTTCAGTTTGGTGGATGTTAATTACCAAGTCATTATGATTTGATGCGTGAGAAGAAGAGCGATTCTGCTCTTACTACCCCACTCCTTTTATTAGTACAAATACAACCGGTATTTCGACttagttttgtgtttttggtaaaacaaaaaaaaaaatcagagaactGTAATTTTTATTCTGCACCGTTCTGATCTTGTACCTACTAAAATAGCCAGTGAATTGTGAAAAAAGGGTGGAGGGGGAGTCGTCTTGAGGGAGTTAATTGTCAATTATTGGTTTTTGATAGAGTCAACAGTGATTAAACTGATGCAGGGGGTTGAAGGGAGGGGGTCGAGAGAATTTGTGCGGGATTGCAAACTTCTCGTATTATTTATTCTCTCTCGCATTTACCAATTTGAAGTTGAGATCTAAGCAGATTGGGACATTTAATACCATCTCAAACTTTTGTGCACATTCGTTTTCCAGCCCTTGCCATTTCTAACTTTGAGTCTAAGAGCAAATCTCATTCATGAGTTTTTCAGTTTGGGGTTTTCACCTTCagaacaataatattttttataccacatcattaaataattaaaatttaattatttagatatatttgatcattttaagCCAAAACGTACATAGAATTTCAAAAGAGGTTTCTTAATATTTCAAATGAGATGCAATCTTATTCTCTTTCATAACTTTTTTTCCTGAAATTGCTCTTATAGTTTTTAGCTTTTGCAGTAGATAGACCGAAtcgatttttgtacaatttatATTGTTATCGCTGGTGATCATTattcaaaaacaataaaatattagtataatcgtatttaatagatattatgattttttttatgtatttaaacctgttaattttatttatttgatatgtTCAAATAGTGGGCTTATGCGTCTTCGGCCTCAGAATCTGGGTTGGGCTACGCAAATCAACAACGGCTGTTCTTTTTTATTTCGTCAAGGTTACATTTAATTAAAAGCGCCATTATTAGTTTCACTAGCAAAAGAAAGCAAGTACGAGCAAGCCGAGTTCGAGGTGGCGGAAAGGGGAAGGCTCAACCTGCTCCCGACGATCTCAGCCCCCTTCAAGAGACCATTTCGGGATCCAGATCTTGGCGGAGAAATCGTCGCGCGCGAAGGGGTTGAGGGCGGCGGAGCAGGTGCGGCAGCGGAGGGGAGCGTAGGGGACGGATTGGATGTCGCGGTGGTAGCGGATCGGGGAGATGCAGGTCACGACGGGGACGACGCACTTGCTGGTTTCGACTTTGTTGCGAGGCCAGACGTTCCACGTCATCCGGACTGAGTCGATTCCTTCGGGATCGAGGCTCTCCATCTCTGCCATGATTTTATTGATCGATAGGAGGAAAGATTCAACAACAATTGGGAGAAACGTTAATCAACGGTTGCCTTGTCGGAGCTCTGACGCCGAGGTTTTCCATGTGAGGAGAGTCGGCTTTGGAGTAACGGCGCGGCCGTTCTGAAGGATTGTGGTGGAGATGGAGCGGCTTGCATGTTGTAGTCGTTTAACCCGGGAGATGGAGGCTAACCTATATCCATCATCGTCGGTCTTGTTGCGGGATGGGGTGGAGGCTTCCTCAGTTCTACCGTCGCCGCTCTAGCTTTTGGGAAGAGGAGGCTCAATCAGCTCCTTCTTCGCCGGTTTTGGTCACGGAGGGTGGAGGCTAACAAAGCTCCGCACTGTCGTTGTGGAATCCCGGGTCTTTTGGGTTGAGGTGACGGTTTCGATTTGTTGAAGGTTGAGGTGAGTCGTGGGTCGCAACGGTTAAGATCTCAAGAAGAAGATCTCCGGCGACTGTTTCTTTTGTTTGAAGAGAAGGTTAGCGGTAGTTCTCGTCGTTCTTGTCTAGGGTTTCCGGTGGTTCATAGGCGGAAGAGATCTCGTTCAACGATTGAACTCTCCTGCGGGGTGACAAGGCGGCGTAGAAATCCGATGGCGCGGAGGCTCTTTAGGTTCGGAGCTCCGGCGAATAGTTGTGACGGTGGAAAGCGTCGGTGGCTGTGCGTGGATGGGGCGACTAAGTTGAGGCGAGTGACACGTGGAGGGCGGATCATCCAGATCATAGCACGTGTTCTGCTCTGCTTCCTTCCCGCGCGTCCAGAGCAACCACGGCGCAGCGTTTGTGGGCCTTGGGCCATGTGTCTTATTTGGGCTTCGGCCGGTTTTTTTTCTGTTGCCCATGTCTTTCTTGGGTTTTGTGGGTTGTAAGCGAGTGGTCTTGGGCCTCGGCCGTGGGCTAGGCCCAATAgttcaataaaatttcaatttgggaaaaaaaaaaaaaaagaaagcaagtacTACTATTCAACTATGACTTGAATGCGGAATCTGGAAACTTATGGGAACATGCACAATAACAACAAATCCAAGAAGAATAACTTCCCATTAATGACATTACCTTGAACGTAAAGCAGCGTTGAACAGTTTCAGATTAGAGAGCAGTTCCCTAATCCTATATCTGGGGAGGTCAtcttttttgttcaaatctCCAGAAGTGGTAAGAAATCTCTCAGCGAATATAATCTTTTATCATCGATTAGTCATATCATCATCTTTTGTAACTTGACAGAAATCATTTGTTTTTGTATAGAGGAAAAGGATATGCCAAACCCATTGCAGAAATCGTTGCATGGTTACCTgtcaaagataaaaaaagagACAGGGAAGCTGCAAGTGTCGAACTCGTTCTCATCATCCAAGAAGTGGGTGCTTGCTGGCTGTAAGCATCCCAAGAAgctctccttctccttcaaaCACAGACGACGCCCCAGCAAGACCAGATTCAACGACGACCACGTTAACCAGGATCCCGGTCACGCCGCCACCTTGTCCGACATAGACCGTTTCCTTGAGGAAAACTTCAAATCCCTCTGCATCAGAGATGAGAAGGGGGAGGAGGATGACAAAAGCAAGGGGAAAAGGGAACAACAGTCCTCCTCCTCAGATGAAGACGACACTGATGACTATAGTCACAGATTCGAGAGGACATGGGGACCGGCCGTCTGCGACTCCCCCAAACTGCCTAGGACAGAGAGACTATCTCCACCGCCTGGATCATCGGAGGGTAGGGCCAGCATGTATACCACATCGGAGGAGGGACCTTCGTCGAGGTCCAAATCATCCAGCTTGGTGCTACCTGAGAAGTGCATTGCGGTGCTGAGGTACACTGAAGAGCCCCAGGAGGATTTCAAGAGGTCGATGGTGTCGATGATGGAGTCCAAGTTAGGAGGGAGCGAGGTGGACTGGGACTTGATGGAAGAGCTTCTCTTCTGCTATCTCGATCTCAACAACAAGAAATCGCACAAGTTCATACTCAGCGCATTCGTAGATCTCATCATCTCTCTCCGTGACAAGGAGAAGAACATCACCAGGAAAGGCCTCGTCAGGTCGCTCAGTACTCGCGCCGCCAGGGAGAGGCTTAGGAAGAGGATGGCCTCCAGCGACGCCTTTCGCAACTAActcatgctttttttttttaagtttttctttGTTGTAATTCAAAACGTTCCATCAactgaacaaaacaaaataataattactttTGTTCTTCTCAGAGTTTACAATTTTAGCAAAGACTGAATGATCAAAAcgcttctctctttctcatttTGATGCACTGCTCATACGCAGGACGATGTTTTACCGGCACAAAGTCCTTGAATCTGTTTTTAAAACAAGACAGAGAGAGATACATATTAGATGAGGCagtaacacacacacacaagacactattattaattaattattatagtttttaattacCCCATGAGAAGATGATCTCTCTCTGTCCCAGACAACAGTTGTACAATGGACTGCATCACGTTTGCAAATTTAagctctttcttcttcaatccATGCATGTATCCAACAAACTTGTTACATTCTTCTCCGTTGAGCTTTTCTTTGACCTAGAGTAAAGATCACCAGTTCCAAATTATCCACAGACTAAACATGAAAAAGATGAATGTGGTGGGTTCTCACTTGACTAAAAAATGCAGATGCACTTGCTTGCTTGTTATCACCCCCTTCTTCTTTCGACAGTGACGCACTTCCCTGACTCTCTGGAACCTTTCGCTTTTTTATTAGCCCCATCGTGTCGCTCGACGTAAACGTTTCTGTTTCACAAATCTCCTTCTCACAGTTGTCGCAATCTAGATCAACTACTTCACATCTCTTCTCTACCTGAGTCTCCTCGTCACTTAGATCCACTAATCTAATCTTCCTTGCAGAACAAGCCTGCATAACGTCACCCTTTACAATGCGAGGCATCTTGCCCTTACGTTTTAGGATGGTCAGGCCTTTCCATTTAACAAAATTTCCATCATTTCGTACAAGCCCAACGTCCTTCACATAGCTATTACCTGCAAAGAGTGTTGAAGTTAGTTTCTATTCCCCTTTTAACCATGTGCAGAAGGAAAATGTCTTTTCATGCCACGagaatgaaataaaatgaaTCACAGATTGGAAGGAGCATTCTTGGTTGACTCATTTTGTAATAATGCTGAAACTGTAACGGAAAAGATGTGGCTAACATTCGATATCAAACACATACTTGAAAATAGGAAACTATATCACGGTGCTCTTGTGGATACAAGATAAGCATTTGTGTATCATTCCCCCATAATCGAAGGACAGTCTAagatattagaaaaaaatgcCCAATGAAAGTAACCGTGTGGCTGCAAGATGCAATACCTATATTGTGTTCTTGTTCTGTCACAATCCTTGCAGGAATATTTGATCTTTCAGTCTGGAAAAACCGAGCAAGGTCAGAAATGACCTCTCCATATCTAGAGGAGTAGCACTGCAAAACACCGGTGTAACCAGAAAACTTACACTCCATGAAACACAGAAGATAGACGGAGCAGAAACATATACCTTGACATGCGGCCGTATCCAAACGGATATCTTGGACTGCTGGGACCGTTGTTCAAATCTGTCAACAATTGCCAATGTAcaaaaccggaatagaacacATCTTTAGCACTGTTTCTAGTCTATCTGAAGAATACAATGGCGAGTAAagtttaaaaagataatatcatCCGAAAAAGAGACCATGAGCAAAACCTCTCATCACAGAAAATGATAGCTCCATAGTCATGGCGATGGCGGATTACACGTCCAATTGCCTGATTCACAGCCCGTGCAGCTTCTTGACTGTACCACATGCTTCCAGATAGACTAGTTGATCTTCgaaactaaaaaaagaaaatgtaagAGACATCATTACCTTGATGAGTCGAAAACGGAGTAAATGTTGAACTTACCTTGACATTTGCAAGTCCTGATTGTTCACCCAGAAACTCTCGTTTCAGTTTAACCTGTTTTACAAATGGGTTATTAACGCCAGAGCAAGtagcagcaaaaaaaaattaaaagctgTGCAGCAGGATCATACAACTAAATGACCTCTCAGTGCCAGTCTGAATAAAAGTGAAGACTAAAATTATGAGAAAGAAGCTCTGATACACA
This Brassica napus cultivar Da-Ae chromosome C6, Da-Ae, whole genome shotgun sequence DNA region includes the following protein-coding sequences:
- the LOC106415344 gene encoding chaperone protein DnaJ; the encoded protein is MAAALGSPSLIPSSLCFSGDGPPSLSSSSSLSFSVGGTNHKRSFLSVSSSPYRRRGIYRGRRSVVVVCAASGDYYATLGVRKSANIKEIKSAYRRLARQYHPDVNKEPGATDKFKEISAAYEVLSDDQKRALYDQYGEAGLKSSVGGGPSATYTTNPFDLFETFFGASMGGFPGMDQADFGTTSRRSRVSKGDDLRYDITLQLSEAIFGSEKEFDLTHLETCEACAGTGAKPGSKMRICSTCGGRGQVMRTEQTPFGLFSQVSVCPNCGGDGEIISENCRKCSGEGRVRIKKSIKVKIPPGVTAGSILRVAGEGDSGPRGGPPGDLYVYLDVEDVRGIKRDGINLLSTLSITYLDAILGAVVKVKTVEGDTELQIPPGTQPGDVLVLAKKGAPKLNRPSIRGDHLFTVKVTIPNQISAGERELLEELASLSDTSSNRLRTRAKPQQSTTLNSAPISSENRTDEVREKSQEPEQENDLWKNIKDFAGSVANGALKWLRDNL
- the LOC106411879 gene encoding adenine phosphoribosyltransferase 2 isoform X1 gives rise to the protein MFAVENGLQGDPRLQTISDAIRVIPHFPKTGIMFQDITTLLLDPVAFKHVVDIFVDRYKHMNISLVAGVEARGFIFGPPIALAIGAKFVPLRKPGKLPGRVISEEYELEYGNDRLEMSMEAVKTHERALVIDDLVATGGTLSASINLLDIRLWKIDKTYTIIEFLLKAPNYTYFRASRGRSCGMCMRCWFA
- the LOC106411879 gene encoding adenine phosphoribosyltransferase 2 isoform X2; the encoded protein is MFAVENGLQGDPRLQTISDAIRVIPHFPKTGIMFQDITTLLLDPVAFKHVVDIFVDRYKHMNISLVAGVEARGFIFGPPIALAIGAKFVPLRKPGKLPGRVISEEYELEYGNDRLEMSMEAVKTHERALVIDDLVATGGTLSASINLLERAGAEVVECACVVGLPKFKGECRLKGKPLYVLVEPSQLD
- the LOC106411878 gene encoding LOW QUALITY PROTEIN: uncharacterized protein LOC106411878 (The sequence of the model RefSeq protein was modified relative to this genomic sequence to represent the inferred CDS: deleted 1 base in 1 codon; substituted 1 base at 1 genomic stop codon); protein product: MLPEIILPLLLPVVGESSSSCFYSDIRIESLLHILRRPASKRFRCYSPSKSPIWSSPSSSLDQLRTVFPHLELTVLVKALEDHGSDFNAAMKTKYFLVSADDKIAQELAVNDGGTFTPSGDDXVALLVREVTQSTGNDDAKVRAATVLEALAKVLSAREQVANKFQDESAATSRSPNQGQRSAETCCCNPA
- the LOC125589207 gene encoding transcription repressor OFP14-like codes for the protein MPNPLQKSLHGYLSKIKKETGKLQVSNSFSSSKKWVLAGCKHPKKLSFSFKHRRRPSKTRFNDDHVNQDPGHAATLSDIDRFLEENFKSLCIRDEKGEEDDKSKGKREQQSSSSDEDDTDDYSHRFERTWGPAVCDSPKLPRTERLSPPPGSSEGRASMYTTSEEGPSSRSKSSSLVLPEKCIAVLRYTEEPQEDFKRSMVSMMESKLGGSEVDWDLMEELLFCYLDLNNKKSHKFILSAFVDLIISLRDKEKNITRKGLVRSLSTRAARERLRKRMASSDAFRN